In one Gossypium hirsutum isolate 1008001.06 chromosome D09, Gossypium_hirsutum_v2.1, whole genome shotgun sequence genomic region, the following are encoded:
- the LOC107959997 gene encoding uncharacterized protein: MVNLFCADSFEVVVGEKFKFLSNVISSLRAEKLFRKGCEAYLAYVLNANSKELRLDEIRAVCDFSDVFPEELSSLPHDREGALVFSKIDLRSGYYQLKVKDTDVMKTTFRTHYRHFKFPVKPFWVEECTVTIIDMMNRVFHSYMDRFVVVFIDDILVYSRSKDEYDKSLRVVFQVLQGEAIGKVVAYASRQLRPNECNYLIHDLELAIVVFALKIWRHHLYGESEHHPGKVNVVADALSCKSLVDLRAMLAKLSIFEDGGLLDEFQVKLTLVQQIRERQPFDESLACHIHNVELFVLRDFDLNSDGVLCFRGRMRVSIDEDLRHLILTKAYSSLCTIHPGGNKMYQDVRVLYWWPGLKDVVDFVPRCLVCQRVKAKHQRPSGLLQSSEF; encoded by the exons ATGGTGAATTTATTTTGCGCGGATAGTTTCGAAGTTGTTGTTGGAGAGAAGTTCAAGTTTCTTTCTAATGTGATTTCTTCGCTTAGAGCTGAGAAGTTGtttcgaaaaggttgtgaagcttatctagcCTATGTCCTGAATGCCAATAGTAAGGAGTTGAGGTTGGATGAGATTCGAGCTGTCTGTGATTtttcagatgtgtttcctgaggagTTGTCTAGTTTACCGCAcgatagagaa GGAGCTTTAGttttctcgaagattgatttgaggtctggttactatcagttgaaggTGAAGGATACGGATGTTATGAAGACAACTTTTAGGACTCATTATAGACATTTCAAGTTTCCTGTCAAGCCATTTTGGGTTGAGGAATGCACTGTCACAATTATAGACATGATGAATCGTGTATTCCATTCCTATATGGATCGGTTTGTTGTGGTTTTCATAGATGATATATTGGTGTATTCTCGTTCGAAGGATGAGTATGACAAGTCTTTGAGAGTGGTTTTTCAAGTTTTGCAAGgagaagcaatt GGAAAGGTAGTTGCTTATGCGTCAAGGcagttaaggccgaatgagtgtAACTATCTGATCCATGATCTGGAATTAGCTATTGTAGTCTTTGCACTCAAGATTTGGCGTCATcacctgtatggtgagag TGAGCATCACCCGGGAAAGGTGAATGTTGTCGCTGATGCCTTGAGTTGCAAGTCTTTAGTTGACTTAAGGGCAATGCTTGCGAAGTTGTCGATTTTTGAGGATGGTGGTTTGTTGGATGAGTTTCAGGTGAAACTGACCCTTGTGCAGCAAATTCGAGAGAGACAACCATTTGATGAGAGTTTGGCATGTCATATCCATAATGTTGAGTTGTTTGTTCTTAGAGATTTTGATCTCAATTCTGATGGTGTTCTTTGTTTCCGAGGTCGAATGCGTGTTTCGATAGACGAGGATCTGAGACACTTGATTCTTACTAAGGCTTATAGTAGTCTATGTACTATACATCCTGGTGGGAACAAGATGTATCAAGATGTTCGGGttttgtattggtggccagggttgaaggaCGTAGTTGATTTTGTTCCTAGATGTTTAGTTTGCCAGAGGGTTAAAGCTAAGCATCAACGTCCATCTGGTTTGCTTCAGTCATCAGAATTCTGA
- the LOC107959988 gene encoding uncharacterized protein: protein MFQSCAIDFGGNWDLHFPLAEFMYKNNYQKSIQRAPFEALYGKKCRTPLCWFDMEEKRNLGPDLVCEVEDKVGNKVFLKVSPWNKVLKFGWKGKLSPRFIGPYEVIKRIGPVSYHLLLLPELERIHDVFLISMLRKYRSDPSHVIPVEEIEIRSDLSYEEESVVIQDLEIKMLCNKTILLVKVLWHNCNTPIP, encoded by the exons ATGTTTCAGAGTTGTGCTATCGATTTTGGTGGCAATTGGGATCTTCATTTTCCATTGGCTGAGTTCATGTACAAGAACAATTACCAAAAGAGTATTCAAAGGGCTCCGTTTGAGGCACTTTATGGTAAGAAGTGTAGGACACCACTATGTTGGTTTGACATGGAGGAGAAGAGGAATTTGGGTCCCGATTTGGTTTGTGAGGTCGAGGACAAG GTTGGTaataaggtgtttttgaaggtTTCGCCTTGGAATAAGGTTTTGAAGTTTGGGTGGAAGGGTAAGCttagtccgaggttcattggccCTTACGAGGTTATTAAACGGATTGGACCGGTTTCTTATCATCTTCTATTGCTGCCTGAGCTTGAGCGCATTCATGATGTCTTTCTTATTTCCATGCTACGAAagtatagatcggatccttcccATGTTATTCCCGTTGAGGAGATTGAGATTCGATCTGACCTTTCGTATGAGGAGGAATCGGTTGTGATCCAAGACCTTGAGATCAAGATGCTATGCAATAAGACGATTCTATTAGTGAAAGTCTTGTGgcacaactgtaacacccctatcccgtaa